A window from Malania oleifera isolate guangnan ecotype guangnan chromosome 7, ASM2987363v1, whole genome shotgun sequence encodes these proteins:
- the LOC131159328 gene encoding protein CELLULOSE SYNTHASE INTERACTIVE 1 isoform X1, with amino-acid sequence MTDIDRGTMEDPDGTLASVAQCIEKLRQNSSSLQEKENSLKQLLELIDTRENAFSAVGSHSQAVPVLVSLLRSGSVGVKIQAANVLSSLCKENELRVKVLLGGCIPPLLGLLRSNSAEGQIAAAKTIYAVSQGGAKDHVGSKIFSTEGVVPVLWEQLENGLKAGNLVDNLLTGALRNLSSSTEGFWSTTVQARGVDILVKLLTTGQSSTQANVCFLLACMMMEDASVCSRVLAAEAAKLLLKLLGPGHEAPIRAEAAGALKSLSAQCKEARREIANSNGIPALINATIAPSKEFMQGEFAQALQENAMCALANISGGLSFVISSLGQSLESCSSPAQIADTLGALASALMIYDMKAESTRASDPLDIEQTLVKQFKPHSSFLVQERTIEALASLYGNAILANRLANSDAKRLLVCLITMATNEVQDELIRSLLLLCNNEGSLWRALQAREGVQLLISLLGLSSEQQQECAVALLCLLSNENDESKWAITAAGGIPPLVQILETGSAKAKEDSATILGNLCDHSEDIRACVESADAVPALLWLLKNGSPNGKEISAKTLNHLIHKSDTATISQLTALLTSDLPESKVYVLDALRSMLSVAPLNDILHEGSAANDAIETMIKILSSSREETQAKSASALAGIFDLRKDLRESSIAVRTLWSAMKLLNAESENILVESSRCLAAIFLSIKVNRDMAAVARDAFSQLVILANSPTLEVAEQSICALANLLLDNEISDKAIHEEIILPATRVLREGTAAGKTLAAAAISRLLHSRCIDYNLIDCVNRAGTVLALVSFLDSANGGSLATAEALDALAFLSSSEVDGHIKPAWAVLAECPNSITPIVSCIADAAPLLQDKAIEILSQLCRDQSLVLGNTITCSYGSILSIARRVINSMNIKVKIGGTALLICAAKVNHQRAVEDLNESNLCVHLIQSLVALLNSTESLSLGDEGGKNMQAISIYRQSKEGSNDGMDTGTAIIYGANLAVWLLSVLACDDKSKIVMLEAGAVEVLTDKISQCLLQFTQIDFKEDNSVWICALLLAILFQDRDIIRAHATMKSIPVLANMLKTDESASRYFAAQAIASLVCNGSRGTLLSVANSGAAGGLISLLGCADVDIYDLLELSEEFALLRYPEQVALERLFRVDDIRVGATSRKAIPALVDLLKPIPDRPGAPFLALGLLIQLAKDCPANKIVMVESGALEALTKYLSLGPQDATEEAATDLLGILFTSAEIRRHESAFGAVSQLVAVLRLGGRAARHSAARALESLFSSDHIRNAESSRQAVQPLVEILNTGMEREQHSAIAALVRLLSENPSRALAVADVEMNAVDVLCRILSSNCSMDLKGDAAELCCVLCGNTRIRSTMAAARCVEPLVSLLVTEFSPAQQSVVHALDKLLDDEQLAELVAAHGAVIPLVGLLYGRNYMLHEAVSRALVKLGKDRPSCKVEMVKAGVIESILDILHEAPDFLCAALTELLRILTNNATIARGPSAAKVVEPLFLLLARPEFGPDGQHSTLQVLVNILEHPQCRASYALDSHQAIEPLIPLLDSPVPAVQQLAAELLSHQLVEEHLQKDSATQQVIGPLIRVLGSGVHILQQRAVKALVSLALTWPNEIAKEGGVNELSKVILQADPSLPHALWESAASVLASILQFSSEFYLEVPVAVLVRLLRSGSEGTVIGALNALLVLESDDGTSAEAMAESGAIEALLELLRGHQCEETAARLLEVLLNNVKIRESKVTKSAILPLSQYLLDPQTQAQQARLLATLALGDLFQNEGLARSSDAVSACRALVNVLEEQPTEEMKVVAICALQNLVMYSRSNKRAVAEAGGVQVVLDLIGSSDPETSVQAAMFVKLLFSNHTIQEYASSETVRAITAAIEKDLWATGTVNDEYLKALNALFSNFPRLRATEPATLSIPHLVTSLKTGSEATQEAALDSLFLLRQAWSACPAEVSRAQSVAAADAIPLLQYLIQSGPPRFQEKAEFLLQCLPGTLVVIIKRGNNMKQSVGNPSVYCKLTLGNNPPRQTKIVSTGPNPEWDESFAWSFESPPKGQKLHISCKNKSKMGKSSFGKVTIQIDRVVMLGAVAGEYALLPQSKSGPSRNLEIEFQWSNK; translated from the exons AGACCGTGGCACAATGGAGGATCCAGATGGAACATTGGCTAGTGTTGCCCAATGTATTGAAAAGCTGCGCCAGAATTCCTCTTCTTTACAGGAAAAAGAGAATTCTCTGAAGCAGTTGCTGGAACTTATTGATACACGGGAAAATGCTTTCAGTGCTGTTGGATCTCATTCTCAGGCAGTTCCAGTACTTGTTTCTCTTCTCCGATCAGGGTCTGTTGGAGTGAAAATTCAAGCAGCTAATGTTTTAAGTTCTCTTTGTAAGGAAAATGAATTAAGGGTTAAAGTCTTGCTTGGGGGTTGCATTCCTCCCCTGCTTGGTCTCTTGAGGTCCAACTCAGCAGAGGGTCAAATTGCAGCAGCAAAAACAATATATGCGGTTTCACAAGGTGGTGCTAAGGATCATGTTGGATCAAAAATTTTTTCAACTGAAGGAGTTGTTCCAGTGCTATGGGAGCAATTAGAAAATGGGCTGAAGGCTGGAAACTTGGTTGATAACTTATTGACTGGAGCTCTAAGGAATCTCTCCAGCAGCACTGAGGGGTTTTGGTCTACAACGGTACAAGCTCGAGGAGTGGATATACTCGTGAAGTTGCTTACAACTGGACAGTCAAGCACTCAAGCAAATGTATGCTTTCTTCTTGCATGTATGATGATGGAGGATGCATCTGTTTGCTCTAGGGTGTTGGCTGCGGAGGCTGCAAAACTACTCCTCAAGCTTTTAGGACCTGGTCATGAAGCTCCTATCAGGGCAGAGGCTGCAGGTGCTCTTAAATCTCTGTCTGCCCAGTGCAAAGAAGCAAGGCGGGAGATAGCTAATTCTAATGGTATACCTGCTTTGATTAATGCAACAATAGCTCCTTCAAAAGAATTTATGCAAGGTGAGTTTGCCCAAGCATTGCAAGAGAATGCAATGTGTGCTCTGGCAAACATTTCTGGTGGTTTGTCATTTGTCATTTCAAGCCTTGGTCAAAGCCTTGAATCATGTTCTTCGCCTGCTCAGATTGCTGATACATTAGGAGCATTAGCTTCAGCTCTAATGATATATGATATGAAAGCAGAATCTACAAGAGCATCAGATCCTCTGGATATTGAACAGACTTTGGTTAAGCAGTTTAAACCTCACTCATCATTTCTTGTGCAGGAACGAACCATAGAAGCCCTAGCTAGTCTGTATGGGAATGCCATACTCGCAAATAGACTTGCAAATTCTGATGCAAAACGTCTGCTGGTTTGTTTGATCACGATGGCAACCAATGAAGTTCAGGACGAGTTGATAAGATCCCTTCTTTTACTTTGCAACAATGAAGGCAGTCTGTGGCGAGCCCTTCAAGCTCGTGAGGGGGTTCAGTTGTTGATATCTCTTCTTGGACTTTCATCAGAGCAACAGCAGGAATGTGCAGTTGCATTGCTTTGCCTTTTAtcaaatgagaatgatgaaagtAAATGGGCTATCACTGCTGCGGGTGGAATACCTCCTCTTGTTCAAATACTAGAGACAGGCTCTGCGAAAGCAAAAGAAGATTCTGCAACAATACTTGGGAACCTCTGTGATCACAGTGAAGATATACGGGCATGTGTTGAAAGTGCTGATGCTGTTCCCGCTTTATTATGGCTGCTGAAGAATGGAAGCCCAAATGGGAAAGAAATTTCAGCAAAGACATTGAACCATTTAATACATAAATCAGATACAGCAACTATCAGCCAACTAACTGCCTTATTAACGAGTGATCTACCTGAATCCAAAGTTTATGTTTTGGATGCTTTAAGAAGCATGCTGTCTGTTGCTCCACTCAATGATATACTGCATGAAGGTAGTGCTGCAAATGATGCAATTGAAACAATGATCAAAATATTGAGTTCTAGCAGAGAAGAGACACAAGCTAAGTCTGCATCTGCTCTTGCTGGAATCTTTGACCTCAGAAAGGACTTGCGTGAAAGTAGCATTGCTGTTAGGACTCTTTGGTCAGCCATGAAGCTGTTAAATGCCGAGTCAGAAAAcatcttagtggaatcctcacgTTGCCTTGCTGCAATATTTCTTTCAATTAAAGTGAACCGGGACATGGCTGCTGTTGCTAGGGATGCATTCTCTCAGTTAGTTATTCTTGCTAACTCCCCCACTTTGGAAGTTGCAGAACAGTCAATATGTGCTTTAGCCAATCTTCTTTTGGATAATGAAATTTCTGATAAAGCTATTCATGAAGAAATTATTTTGCCTGCAACTAGAGTTCTGCGTGAAGGCACTGCTGCTGGGAAAACGCTGGCTGCAGCAGCAATTTCTCGCCTACTTCATTCTCGCTGTATTGACTATAACTTGATTGATTGTGTGAATCGTGCTGGAACAGTTCTTGCATTGGTTTCATTCCTCGATTCTGCTAATGGTGGGTCTCTTGCCACAGCAGAGGCTTTAGATGCCCTTGCTTTTTTGTCGAGTTCAGAGGTTGATGGGCACATCAAACCTGCATGGGCAGTTCTGGCAGAATGCCCAAACAGCATAACCCCAATAGTTTCATGTATTGCTGATGCAGCACCCTTGTTGCAAGACAAAGCTATTGAAATATTGTCACAACTTTGTCGCGATCAGTCTCTTGTTCTAGGAAATACAATCACTTGTTCCTATGGCAGTATTTTATCAATTGCAAGAAGGGTGATCAACTCTATGAACATAAAGGTGAAAATTGGGGGAACTGCACTTCTTATCTGTGCTGCAAAAGTTAATCACCAGAGAGCGGTGGAAGATCTTAATGAATCAAACTTGTGTGTCCATCTCATTCAATCTCTTGTAGCGTTGCTTAATTCAACAGAATCTCTCTCCTTGGGAGATGAGGGGGGAAAGAACATGCAGGCCATAAGCATTTATAGGCAGAGCAAAGAAGGCAGTAATGACGGAATGGATACTGGAACAGCAATTATATATGGTGCTAACCTAGCTGTATGGCTATTGTCTGTTCTTGCTTGTGATGACAAAAGTAAAATTGTGATGTTGGAGGCTGGAGCTGTTGAAGTACTCACTGACAAGATCTCTCAATGTTTATTGCAATTTACTCAG ATTGATTTTAAAGAAGATAATAGTGTATGGATTTGTGCTTTACTTCTTGCTATTCTGTTTCAAGATAGAGATATAATACGAGCACATGCAACAATGAAATCTATACCAGTACTTGCAAATATGTTGAAGACAGACGAGTCAGCAAGCAGATATTTTGCTGCACAAGCAATAGCCAGTCTAGTCTGTAATGGCAGCAGAGGGACTCTTTTGTCTGTAGCGAATTCTGGGGCTGCTGGTGGCCTTATTTCATTACTTGGCTGTGCTGATGTCGATATATATGATCTTCTGGAATTGTCGGAGGAGTTTGCTTTGCTGCGTTATCCAGAGCAAGTTGCTCTTGAGAGGTTGTTTAGGGTTGATGACATTAGGGTTGGTGCTACCTCTCGGAAAGCAATACCTGCACTTGTTGACCTACTTAAACCAATTCCAGATCGTCCAGGGGCACCATTTCTAGCACTTGGATTGCTGATTCAACTTGCAAAAGACTGCCCTGCGAACAAAATTGTAATGGTGGAATCAGGGGCTTTGGAAGCACTGACAAAGTATCTTTCACTTGGCCCACAAGATGCAACTGAGGAAGCTGCTACTGATTTGTTGGGAATCCTGTTTACTAGTGCTGAAATACGGAGACATGAATCAGCATTTGGTGCTGTCAGTCAACTTGTAGCAGTTTTACGTTTGGGTGGAAGAGCTGCAAGGCATAGTGCTGCAAGAGCATTAGAAAGTCTCTTTTCCTCCGACCATATTAGAAATGCTGAAAGTTCTCGACAGGCTGTTCAACCATTGGTTGAAATTCTTAATACTGGCATGGAGAGAGAGCAGCACTCTGCCATTGCTGCATTGGTAAGGCTGTTGAGTGAAAATCCATCAAGAGCCCTCGCTGTTGCTGATGTGGAAATGAATGCAGTAGATGTTCTTTGCAGGATCCTTTCATCAAATTGTTCAATGGATTTGAAGGGGGATGCTGCAGAATTATGCTGTGTTCTTTGTGGTAATACAAGAATCAGATCTACCATGGCTGCAGCTCGCTGTGTTGAGCCTCTGGTCTCTCTCCTTGTGACTGAGTTTAGCCCTGCGCAGCAATCAGTTGTCCACGCACTGGATAAGCTTTTGGATGATGAGCAACTGGCTGAACTGGTTGCTGCACATGGCGCTGTTATTCCTCTTGTTGGCCTTCTCTATGGCAGGAATTACATGCTTCATGAGGCTGTATCCAGAGCTCTTGTGAAGCTGGGGAAAGACAGGCCTTCTTGCAAGGTGGAAATGGTGAAAGCTGGAGTGATTGAGAGCATACTTGATATCCTTCATGAAGCTCCGGATTTTCTCTGTGCTGCTTTGACTGAATTGCTGCGAATATTGACTAATAATGCGACAATTGCTAGGGGTCCATCTGCGGCAAAAGTGGTTGAACCCCTTTTTCTCTTGCTAGCAAGACCAGAATTTGGGCCTGATGGACAGCATAGTACATTACAAGTTCTTGTTAATATTTTAGAGCATCCGCAATGTCGTGCTTCCTACGCCCTTGACTCTCACCAAGCTATTGAACCACTCATCCCCTTACTAGATTCTCCAGTTCCAGCAGTACAACAGTTGGCTGCTGAGCTTCTTTCACATCAGCTTGTGGAAGAACATCTTCAGAAGGATTCAGCAACACAGCAAGTAATTGGTCCTTTGATACGGGTGCTTGGTTCTGGTGTGCACATTTTGCAGCAGAGAGCTGTGAAGGCGCTTGTTAGTCTTGCGTTAACTTGGCCAAATGAAATTGCAAAGGAAGGTGGTGTTAATGAGTTGTCCAAGGTGATATTGCAAGCTGATCCTTCTCTTCCTCATGCCTTGTGGGAATCTGCTGCTTCTGTTTTAGCCAGTATCTTGCAATTCAGTTCTGAATTTTATTTGGAAGTACCTGTAGCTGTCTTGGTAAGGTTGCTTCGTTCTGGCTCGGAAGGCACAGTAATTGGTGCATTGAATGCTCTTCTTGTGTTGGAAAGTGATGACGGAACGAGTGCTGAAGCAATGGCTGAGAGTGGTGCCATAGAAGCTCTTTTGGAACTTCTAAGAGGTCATCAGTGTGAGGAAACTGCGGCTAGACTGCTGGAAGTTCTACTAAACAACGTGAAGATAAGGGAATCTAAGGTCACCAAGTCTGCAATCTTACCATTATCCCAGTACCTCTTGGATCCACAAACCCAAGCTCAGCAGGCTAGATTGCTAGCAACTCTGGCTCTTGGTGATCTATTCCAGAATGAGGGTCTTGCTCGAAGTAGTGATGCGGTTTCAGCTTGCCGTGCTCTCGTGAATGTTCTTGAAGAACAACCAACAGAAGAAATGAAAGTGGTAGCTATTTGTGCCTTGCAAAACCTTGTTATGTATAGTCGATCAAATAAAAGAGCAGTTGCAGAAGCTGGTGGTGTTCAGGTTGTACTGGATCTGATTGGTTCAAGTGATCCAGAAACATCGGTTCAGGCTGCAATGTTTGTTAAACTTCTCTTTTCTAATCATACAATTCAAGAATACGCTTCCAGTGAAACTGTTAGAGCTATTACTG CTGCAATTGAAAAGGATTTGTGGGCTACTGGAACTGTAAATGACGAGTATTTAAAAGCTTTAAATGCCCTCTTCAGCAACTTCCCGCGTTTGAGAGCCACTGAGCCTGCAACACTTAGTATTCCCCATCTGGTTACATCCCTCAAGACTGGGTCAGAGGCAACTCAAGAAGCAGCTTTGGACTCTCTTTTTCTTCTAAGGCAGGCTTGGTCTGCTTGCCCAGCTGAAGTGTCTAGAGCTCAATCAGTTGCTGCAGCAGATGCAATTCCCTTGCTACAATACTTGATCCAGTCTGGCCCCCCTCGCTTTCAGGAGAAGGCAGAATTTCTGTTGCAGTGTTTGCCAGGGACCTTAGTTGTGATAATCAAGCGTGGAAACAACATGAAGCAGTCAGTGGGAAATCCTAGTGTCTATTGCAAGCTTACACTTGGCAACAATCCACCAAGGCAAACCAAG